In Massilia forsythiae, one DNA window encodes the following:
- the radC gene encoding RadC family protein, whose translation MGINDWVEQERPRERLVRDGAAALSNPELLALLLRVGVPGKNAVELGRDVLQHFGSLHGLFGATLQDFSQVHGLGMAKYAQLQAVMELARRAIGEQLQAGASLSSPDMVKRYLQVKLGGQPHESFVVLFVDVKNRLIVDKELFRGTLTHTSVYPREVVKAALACNAASVMLAHNHPSGVAEPSDADLRLTRSLSQALALVDIRVLDHFVVAGPVVHSFAENGQL comes from the coding sequence ATGGGAATCAACGATTGGGTGGAGCAGGAACGGCCGCGCGAGCGGCTGGTGCGCGACGGGGCGGCGGCATTGTCCAACCCGGAACTGCTGGCGCTGCTGCTGCGGGTCGGCGTGCCGGGCAAGAACGCGGTGGAACTGGGACGCGACGTGCTGCAGCACTTCGGTTCGCTCCACGGCCTGTTCGGCGCCACGCTGCAGGATTTTTCACAGGTGCACGGGCTCGGCATGGCCAAGTATGCGCAGTTGCAAGCCGTGATGGAACTGGCGCGGCGCGCCATCGGCGAGCAGTTGCAGGCCGGCGCCAGCCTGTCCTCGCCGGACATGGTCAAGCGCTACCTGCAGGTCAAGCTGGGTGGCCAGCCTCACGAATCCTTCGTGGTATTGTTCGTGGACGTCAAGAATCGCCTCATCGTCGACAAGGAATTGTTTCGGGGCACACTCACGCATACCAGCGTGTACCCGCGCGAGGTGGTCAAGGCGGCGCTGGCCTGCAATGCCGCCAGCGTCATGCTCGCGCACAACCATCCGTCCGGCGTCGCCGAGCCGAGCGACGCCGACCTGCGCCTGACGCGCTCGCTGTCGCAGGCGCTGGCGCTGGTCGACATCCGCGTGCTCGACCACTTCGTGGTGGCGGGGCCGGTGGTGCATTCGTTTGCCGAAAACGGCCAGTTGTAG
- the rpmG gene encoding 50S ribosomal protein L33, producing the protein MAKTGRDKIKLESTAGTGHFYTTTKNKRTMPAKMEITKFDPKARKHVIYKETKIK; encoded by the coding sequence ATGGCAAAAACTGGCCGCGACAAGATCAAACTGGAATCGACCGCAGGTACCGGTCACTTCTACACCACGACCAAGAACAAGCGCACCATGCCGGCGAAGATGGAAATCACCAAATTCGACCCGAAAGCGCGCAAGCACGTGATCTACAAAGAAACCAAGATCAAGTAA
- a CDS encoding ABC transporter ATP-binding protein produces MNDILLNISGVNKRFGGLQALTDVGIKIAKGQVYGLIGPNGAGKTTFFNVITGLYQPDTGSFELDGKPYSPSAPHAVARAGIARTFQNIRLFGEMTALENVMVGRHVRTRQGVFGAIFRHRAARVEEAAIRARAQELLDFVGIGQFANRTARFLSYGDQRRLEIARALATEPKLLALDEPAAGMNATEKLALRELLVKIRNEGRTVLLIEHDVKLMMGLCDRISVLEYGKLIAEGLPAEIQKNQAVIEAYLGGAH; encoded by the coding sequence ATGAACGACATCCTCCTCAACATTTCCGGCGTAAATAAACGCTTCGGCGGCCTGCAGGCGCTGACCGACGTCGGCATCAAGATCGCCAAAGGCCAAGTCTATGGCCTGATCGGTCCCAACGGCGCCGGCAAGACCACCTTCTTCAACGTGATCACCGGGCTGTACCAGCCGGACACCGGCAGCTTCGAACTGGACGGCAAGCCATACTCACCGTCGGCACCGCACGCGGTGGCCAGGGCCGGCATCGCGCGCACCTTCCAGAACATCCGCCTGTTCGGCGAGATGACGGCGCTGGAAAACGTGATGGTCGGGCGCCACGTGCGCACCCGGCAAGGCGTGTTCGGCGCCATCTTCCGCCATCGCGCCGCGCGTGTGGAAGAAGCGGCGATCCGCGCGCGCGCGCAGGAATTGCTCGATTTCGTCGGTATCGGCCAGTTTGCCAACCGCACCGCGCGCTTCCTGTCCTATGGCGACCAGCGCCGGCTGGAGATCGCGCGCGCACTGGCGACCGAGCCGAAGCTGCTGGCGCTGGACGAACCGGCGGCCGGCATGAATGCCACCGAAAAACTGGCGCTGCGCGAACTGCTGGTGAAGATCCGCAACGAGGGCCGTACGGTGCTGCTGATCGAGCACGACGTGAAGCTGATGATGGGCTTGTGCGACCGCATTTCGGTGCTCGAATATGGGAAATTGATCGCGGAGGGGCTGCCGGCCGAGATCCAGAAGAACCAGGCCGTGATCGAGGCCTACCTGGGAGGCGCGCACTGA
- a CDS encoding ArnT family glycosyltransferase, with product MSSENPTFVSIVPRAGERRGYEVRPGTQTASALRWLAVLLAYFSAYLLVRAGMPGALDRDEAEIVYLTQQLRLGYGTQPPLYAWLQWLVFSVTGIDRFGLILPKAILLATAYVALYRASRPLVGRDAALAAAAMLALFPQIGWETLRIQTHSLLLLTLACAVLAAYVGLLGKPTLARYAWFGLLCGLGLQAKYNFGILLAGLVCASLLVPEQRRVLWNRRTWGALPAALLVVSPHAAWMLAHPDLAFGGTLRKMQAGNEGVAYLDRVLGGLADLATATLTFAALPACVLAIVHWRLHRPVEWQAHTAEARFFLCLYGSVALMLAALAFTGQVGTIKERWMMPLLFPLPLAAFVLLPALRSARACAAIRRAAVAAGLLFLALLPARTWLTPAFGMVVVPHHPYERLADALRRACPAAQVVVTESLLSAGNLRFARPELRTVLLDAAPGTGPPPSGMVLLVTHDEAGPGWQRSFHAAYPQAALLHRQHVRLARRFGSPGSMAFDVGCYRFDAS from the coding sequence ATGTCCAGCGAAAACCCGACGTTTGTTTCCATCGTGCCACGCGCCGGCGAGCGCCGTGGCTATGAGGTGCGGCCAGGCACGCAGACCGCCAGCGCACTGCGCTGGCTGGCGGTCCTGCTGGCGTATTTCTCTGCCTACCTGCTGGTCCGCGCCGGCATGCCAGGCGCGCTCGACCGCGACGAAGCCGAGATCGTCTACCTGACGCAACAACTGCGGCTCGGCTACGGCACCCAGCCGCCCTTGTACGCCTGGCTGCAGTGGCTGGTGTTCTCGGTCACCGGCATAGACCGTTTCGGGCTGATCCTGCCCAAGGCGATCCTGCTGGCCACGGCCTATGTGGCGCTGTACCGGGCGTCGCGGCCGCTGGTGGGACGCGACGCGGCGCTGGCGGCGGCAGCCATGCTGGCGCTGTTCCCGCAGATCGGCTGGGAAACCTTGCGTATCCAGACCCATTCCCTGCTGCTGCTGACGCTCGCATGCGCTGTGCTGGCAGCGTATGTCGGCCTGCTCGGCAAGCCGACGCTGGCACGGTATGCCTGGTTCGGGTTGCTGTGCGGGCTCGGCCTGCAGGCCAAGTACAACTTCGGCATCCTGCTGGCCGGACTCGTCTGCGCCAGCCTGCTGGTGCCGGAGCAGCGCCGCGTGCTGTGGAACCGCCGCACCTGGGGGGCGCTGCCGGCCGCCTTGCTGGTGGTGTCGCCGCACGCCGCCTGGATGCTGGCGCACCCGGACCTGGCGTTCGGCGGGACCCTGCGCAAGATGCAGGCCGGTAACGAAGGGGTCGCCTACCTGGACCGCGTGCTCGGCGGCCTTGCCGACCTGGCGACGGCGACACTGACCTTCGCGGCGCTGCCGGCCTGCGTGCTTGCAATCGTCCACTGGCGCTTGCACCGGCCTGTCGAATGGCAGGCGCACACCGCGGAGGCGCGTTTCTTCCTGTGCCTGTATGGCAGCGTCGCGCTGATGCTGGCCGCGCTCGCCTTCACCGGGCAGGTCGGCACCATCAAGGAACGCTGGATGATGCCCCTGCTGTTCCCGCTGCCGCTGGCTGCGTTCGTGCTGCTGCCGGCGCTGCGCAGCGCGCGGGCGTGCGCCGCCATCCGCCGCGCCGCTGTGGCGGCGGGATTGCTGTTCCTGGCCTTGCTGCCGGCGCGCACCTGGCTGACGCCGGCGTTCGGCATGGTGGTGGTGCCGCATCACCCTTACGAGCGCCTGGCGGACGCACTGCGCCGGGCCTGCCCGGCGGCGCAGGTCGTCGTCACCGAAAGCCTGCTGTCCGCCGGCAACCTGCGCTTTGCGCGCCCCGAATTGCGCACCGTGCTGCTCGATGCGGCGCCAGGGACGGGGCCGCCCCCGAGCGGTATGGTGCTGCTGGTGACGCATGATGAGGCCGGACCGGGCTGGCAGCGCAGCTTTCATGCAGCCTACCCGCAGGCGGCGCTGCTGCACCGGCAGCACGTGCGCCTGGCGCGCCGCTTCGGCAGCCCCGGCAGCATGGCGTTCGATGTCGGCTGCTACCGCTTCGATGCCTCCTGA
- a CDS encoding nitroreductase, which yields MIDNQQQQAVDAAITSRRSIRAYLPTPVARADLEAILEVAARAPSGTNTQPWKVYVLQGDAKARLSAAILAAYADPQRAAEHVEEYAYYPRAWISPFIDRRRKVGWDLYALLGLTRDDKAGMAAQHGRNYRFFDAPVGLVFTIDRVLEQGSWLDYGMFLQNIMVAARGRGLDTCPQAAFTQFHRIIAAQLALPANEMVVCGMALGHADPGKVENTLLTEREPLSSFVRFVE from the coding sequence ATGATCGACAACCAGCAACAGCAAGCCGTGGATGCGGCCATCACGTCGCGCCGCTCGATCCGCGCCTACCTGCCGACGCCGGTGGCGCGCGCGGACCTGGAAGCCATCCTGGAGGTGGCGGCACGCGCCCCGTCCGGCACCAACACCCAGCCGTGGAAGGTGTACGTGCTGCAGGGCGATGCCAAGGCGCGCCTGAGCGCGGCGATCCTGGCCGCCTACGCCGACCCGCAGCGGGCTGCCGAGCACGTCGAGGAATACGCCTACTATCCGCGCGCATGGATATCGCCGTTCATCGACCGGCGCCGCAAGGTCGGCTGGGACCTGTATGCGCTGCTCGGCTTGACCCGCGATGACAAGGCCGGGATGGCGGCCCAGCACGGGCGCAACTACCGCTTCTTCGATGCGCCGGTGGGGCTGGTGTTCACCATCGACCGCGTGCTGGAGCAGGGCTCCTGGCTCGACTATGGCATGTTCTTGCAAAACATCATGGTGGCGGCGCGCGGGCGCGGTCTGGATACCTGCCCGCAGGCCGCCTTCACCCAGTTCCACCGCATCATCGCCGCGCAGCTGGCCTTGCCTGCCAACGAGATGGTGGTGTGCGGCATGGCGCTCGGCCACGCCGACCCCGGCAAGGTCGAGAACACGCTGCTGACCGAACGCGAACCCTTGTCATCCTTCGTCCGTTTCGTCGAATA
- a CDS encoding ABC transporter ATP-binding protein, producing MSDNILKIDGLQVAYGGIKAVKGIDLEVNRGELVTLIGANGAGKTTTLKAITGTLPPCKVAGTISYQGQPLASNKSFKLVQQKLAMVPEGRGVFTRMTIHENLLMGAYTRNDKAGIEADIDGWYAVFPRLKERSAQLAGTLSGGEQQMLAMARALMCHPTLLLLDEPSMGLAPIMVEKIFEVIRDVSQRGITVLLVEQNARLALQAAHRAYVMESGLITMSGDARAMLDDPRVQAAYLGE from the coding sequence ATGAGCGACAACATCCTGAAAATCGACGGCCTGCAGGTGGCCTACGGCGGCATCAAGGCGGTGAAAGGCATCGACCTGGAAGTCAACCGCGGCGAATTGGTCACCCTGATCGGCGCCAACGGCGCCGGCAAGACGACCACGCTGAAGGCCATTACCGGCACGCTGCCGCCTTGCAAGGTGGCGGGCACGATCAGCTACCAGGGGCAGCCGCTCGCCAGCAACAAGTCGTTCAAGCTGGTGCAGCAGAAGCTGGCCATGGTGCCGGAAGGGCGCGGCGTGTTCACGCGCATGACGATCCACGAAAACCTGTTGATGGGCGCCTATACGCGCAACGACAAGGCCGGCATCGAGGCGGATATCGATGGGTGGTACGCCGTGTTTCCGCGCCTGAAAGAGCGCTCCGCGCAGCTGGCCGGCACGCTGTCGGGCGGCGAGCAGCAGATGCTGGCGATGGCGCGCGCACTGATGTGCCATCCGACGCTGCTGCTGCTGGACGAGCCGTCGATGGGCTTGGCGCCGATCATGGTGGAAAAGATCTTCGAGGTGATCCGCGACGTGTCGCAGCGCGGCATCACGGTGCTGCTGGTGGAGCAGAATGCGCGCCTGGCGCTGCAGGCGGCGCACCGCGCCTATGTGATGGAATCGGGGCTGATCACGATGAGCGGCGACGCCCGCGCGATGCTGGACGATCCGCGGGTGCAGGCGGCCTATCTGGGCGAGTGA
- a CDS encoding FKBP-type peptidyl-prolyl cis-trans isomerase, translating to MSSNTLPVVTESAYLTLHYRLSSADGTDIVTTFGGTPATLMLGQGQLAPFLEQRLLGLEEGAQARFELSPAEGFGERNPELIQAVSKKTLDENSELDANYQVGDLVDFAAPGGGRFAGVLRELRDDAAVFDFNHPLAGQPLTFEVQLISVL from the coding sequence ATGTCTTCCAACACGCTTCCCGTCGTCACCGAATCGGCTTACCTGACCCTGCATTACCGCCTCTCCAGCGCCGACGGCACCGATATCGTCACGACCTTCGGCGGTACGCCGGCCACGCTGATGCTGGGCCAGGGCCAGCTCGCGCCCTTCCTCGAACAGCGGCTGTTGGGCCTGGAAGAAGGTGCGCAAGCCAGGTTTGAGCTGAGTCCGGCAGAAGGGTTCGGTGAACGTAATCCGGAGTTGATCCAAGCCGTATCGAAAAAGACGCTGGACGAGAATTCGGAACTGGACGCCAATTACCAGGTCGGCGACCTGGTCGACTTCGCCGCGCCCGGCGGTGGCCGCTTTGCCGGCGTGCTGCGCGAACTGCGCGACGATGCCGCCGTCTTCGACTTCAACCACCCGCTGGCCGGCCAGCCGTTGACGTTCGAAGTGCAATTGATTTCCGTGTTATAA
- a CDS encoding branched-chain amino acid ABC transporter permease encodes METFVQQILNGLVLGSMYALVALGYTMVYGVLNLINFAHGDVLMIGAMVGLSILKLLDSTFPGLPDGVQLAIAIVGAIPVAMLVNVLIERVAYRRLRNAPRLAPLITAIGVSILLQTFAMMIWGRSPLPFPQLLSSEPILVGGAVISQTQVLLLVLAALAMLALVFLVEKTRMGRAMRAVAENPRVAGLMGVDSNRVIVATFAIGAALAAVAGVMWGANYASIQFAMGTVPGMKAFSAAVLGGIGNIYGAMIGGIVLGIIESLGAGYIGDLTGGFLGSHYQDIFAFVVLILVLTVRPSGIMGERVADRA; translated from the coding sequence ATGGAAACTTTTGTCCAACAGATCCTCAATGGTCTGGTGCTGGGCAGTATGTATGCGCTGGTGGCGCTCGGCTACACAATGGTGTACGGCGTGCTCAACCTGATCAACTTCGCCCACGGCGACGTGCTGATGATCGGCGCCATGGTCGGCCTGTCGATCCTGAAACTGCTCGACAGCACCTTTCCCGGCCTGCCCGACGGCGTGCAGCTGGCCATCGCCATCGTCGGCGCGATCCCGGTGGCGATGCTGGTCAACGTGCTGATCGAGCGCGTCGCCTACCGCCGCCTGCGCAACGCGCCGCGCCTGGCGCCGTTGATCACGGCGATCGGCGTGTCGATCCTGCTGCAGACCTTCGCCATGATGATCTGGGGCCGCAGCCCGCTGCCGTTCCCGCAACTGCTGTCGTCGGAACCGATCCTGGTCGGCGGCGCCGTCATTTCGCAGACGCAGGTGCTGCTGCTGGTGCTGGCGGCGCTGGCCATGCTGGCCCTGGTGTTCCTGGTTGAAAAGACGCGCATGGGACGCGCCATGCGCGCCGTCGCCGAAAATCCGCGCGTGGCCGGGTTGATGGGGGTCGATTCGAATCGCGTGATCGTCGCCACCTTCGCCATCGGCGCGGCGCTGGCGGCGGTGGCCGGCGTGATGTGGGGCGCCAACTATGCCTCGATCCAGTTCGCCATGGGCACGGTGCCGGGCATGAAGGCATTCTCGGCCGCGGTGCTCGGCGGCATCGGCAATATCTACGGCGCCATGATCGGCGGTATCGTCCTCGGCATCATCGAAAGCCTGGGCGCCGGCTACATCGGCGACCTGACCGGCGGCTTCCTCGGCAGCCATTACCAGGACATCTTCGCCTTCGTGGTGCTGATCCTGGTCCTGACCGTGCGTCCGTCCGGCATCATGGGCGAACGCGTGGCCGACCGCGCCTGA
- the phaP gene encoding TIGR01841 family phasin (Members of this family are phasins (small proteins associated with inclusions such as PHA granules). Note that several different families of phasins have been named PhaP despite very little sequence similarity to each other.) yields the protein MFAFPEQFSNATKANLESQFALFSALTSKTFEGVEKLVELNISTTKAALENSSATARQLLAAKDAQEFLSLSAAQAQPSAEKALSYGRQVASIAADTGAEFSKAAESQIAEVNRKVISLVDEVTRNAPAGSETYVSAIKTAISNANAGYEQFSKTAKQAREAVENNVNAAVSQFTQAAGKAGVAAAA from the coding sequence ATGTTTGCATTCCCTGAGCAGTTTTCGAACGCGACCAAAGCCAACCTCGAATCCCAATTCGCCCTGTTCTCGGCCCTGACGTCGAAGACGTTCGAGGGTGTCGAAAAGCTGGTCGAGCTGAACATCAGCACCACCAAGGCCGCCCTCGAAAACTCGTCGGCAACCGCACGCCAGCTGCTGGCCGCCAAGGATGCCCAGGAATTCCTGTCGCTGTCGGCAGCCCAGGCCCAGCCGAGCGCCGAAAAGGCCCTGTCGTACGGCCGCCAGGTGGCCTCGATCGCCGCCGACACCGGCGCCGAGTTCTCGAAAGCCGCGGAAAGCCAGATCGCCGAAGTCAACCGCAAGGTGATCTCGCTGGTCGACGAAGTGACCCGCAACGCCCCGGCCGGTTCGGAAACCTACGTGTCGGCCATCAAGACCGCCATCAGCAACGCCAACGCCGGCTACGAGCAGTTCAGCAAGACCGCCAAGCAAGCGCGTGAAGCCGTGGAAAACAACGTGAACGCGGCCGTGTCGCAATTCACCCAGGCCGCCGGCAAGGCCGGCGTGGCTGCCGCTGCCTGA
- a CDS encoding ABC transporter permease subunit produces the protein MALITFDTAHKPRQAYANMALLLAVMLAFPFVAAQFGNSWVRILDMALLYIMLALGLNIVVGFAGLLDLGYIAFFAVGAYLTGLLASPQFAALLESLINYHPEVSDTVVRLFGEEVRTNGIHLSVWAIVPLAGLTAALFGALLGAPTLKLRGDYLAIVTLGFGEIIRIFMNNLNDPINFTNGPQGINLIDPIRIFGVSLAGEAGSRATVFVGGFGMPSVNAYYFLFLALCIVTIFMTGRLQHSRLGRAWVAIREDEIAAKAMGINTRNVKLLAFSMGASFGGVAGAMFAAFQGFVSPESFSLTESISVLAMVVLGGIGHIPGVVLGGVLLAALPEVLRHVVEPAQQALFGKVLIEAEVLRQLLYGLAMVLIMLNRPAGLWPSPVKEDRPVAATDMEEKEEGAPA, from the coding sequence ATGGCTCTCATCACCTTCGACACCGCGCACAAGCCGCGCCAGGCCTATGCCAACATGGCGCTGCTGCTGGCGGTCATGCTGGCGTTCCCGTTCGTGGCGGCCCAGTTCGGCAATTCCTGGGTGCGCATCCTCGACATGGCGCTGCTGTACATCATGCTGGCGCTGGGCTTGAACATCGTGGTCGGCTTTGCCGGCCTGCTCGACCTGGGCTACATCGCCTTCTTCGCGGTCGGGGCCTATCTCACCGGCCTGCTGGCCTCGCCGCAGTTCGCGGCGCTGCTGGAGTCGCTGATCAATTACCACCCGGAAGTCAGCGACACCGTGGTGCGCCTGTTCGGCGAGGAAGTGCGCACCAATGGCATCCATCTGTCGGTGTGGGCGATCGTGCCGCTGGCGGGACTCACGGCGGCGCTGTTCGGCGCGCTGCTGGGCGCGCCGACGCTGAAGCTGCGCGGCGACTACCTGGCCATCGTGACGCTCGGCTTCGGCGAGATCATCCGCATCTTCATGAACAACCTGAACGATCCGATCAATTTCACCAACGGTCCGCAGGGCATCAACCTGATCGATCCGATCCGCATCTTCGGCGTGTCGCTGGCGGGCGAGGCCGGTTCGCGCGCCACCGTGTTCGTCGGCGGCTTCGGGATGCCATCGGTCAACGCGTACTACTTCCTGTTCCTGGCGCTGTGCATCGTCACCATCTTCATGACCGGGCGCCTGCAGCATTCGCGCCTGGGCCGCGCCTGGGTGGCGATCCGCGAAGACGAGATCGCGGCAAAGGCGATGGGCATCAATACCCGCAACGTCAAATTGCTGGCGTTCTCGATGGGCGCGTCGTTCGGCGGCGTGGCCGGCGCCATGTTCGCCGCCTTCCAGGGTTTCGTTTCTCCGGAATCGTTCTCGCTGACCGAGTCGATTTCGGTACTGGCGATGGTGGTGCTGGGCGGCATCGGTCACATCCCGGGCGTGGTGCTGGGCGGCGTGCTGCTGGCGGCGCTGCCCGAAGTGCTGCGCCACGTGGTCGAACCGGCACAGCAGGCGCTGTTCGGCAAGGTGCTGATCGAGGCCGAGGTGCTGCGCCAGCTGCTGTACGGCCTGGCCATGGTCTTGATCATGCTGAACCGGCCGGCCGGCTTGTGGCCGTCGCCGGTGAAGGAAGACCGTCCGGTCGCCGCTACCGACATGGAAGAAAAGGAAGAGGGCGCGCCAGCCTGA
- the rpmB gene encoding 50S ribosomal protein L28: MARVCQVTGKGPMVGNNVSHANNKTKRRFLPNLQNRRIFVESENRWVSLRISNAGLRVIDKLGIEAVLADMRARGEKI; the protein is encoded by the coding sequence ATGGCACGTGTTTGCCAAGTTACTGGCAAGGGCCCGATGGTTGGCAACAACGTCTCCCACGCCAACAACAAAACCAAACGTCGTTTCCTGCCGAACCTGCAGAATCGTCGTATCTTCGTTGAATCCGAAAACCGCTGGGTCTCCCTGCGTATTTCCAACGCCGGCCTGCGCGTCATCGACAAGCTCGGCATTGAAGCTGTGCTGGCCGACATGCGCGCCCGCGGCGAGAAAATCTAA
- a CDS encoding DMT family transporter → MPDSSAAPSRSAAPRPLRPQSHWLAPVPLFFVFLWSTGFIAAKYGLPYAPPLSFLILRCLGAILVLLPVVLATRAAWPHGRVGHVAIAGLLLQAGYLGGVWSAIKIGMPAGLSALIVGMQPILTAFAAPLVGERVTPRQWIGLLLGLGGVALVVAARISLSALAPAAVALCVLALLSITAGTLYQKRFCPRFDPRTGAVIQYAASALALLPFAVASEGFGPGLDAVRWTPQFVGALLWAILALSIGAIFLLFRLISRNDATKVTSLLYLTPPTTALMAWLVFGESLSPAGLLGMALAVLGVAFVVRKA, encoded by the coding sequence ATGCCCGACAGTTCCGCCGCCCCGTCCCGGTCCGCTGCACCGCGTCCTTTGCGGCCGCAATCGCATTGGCTGGCGCCGGTGCCGCTGTTCTTCGTGTTCCTGTGGAGTACCGGGTTCATCGCCGCCAAGTACGGCTTGCCGTATGCGCCGCCCTTGAGCTTCCTGATCCTGCGCTGCCTGGGCGCCATCCTGGTCCTGCTGCCGGTGGTGCTGGCCACGCGCGCCGCCTGGCCGCATGGACGCGTGGGGCACGTGGCGATCGCCGGGCTGCTGCTGCAGGCCGGCTACCTGGGCGGCGTCTGGAGCGCCATCAAGATCGGCATGCCGGCCGGGCTGTCGGCGCTGATCGTCGGCATGCAGCCGATCCTGACCGCCTTCGCGGCGCCGCTGGTGGGCGAGCGCGTCACGCCGCGCCAGTGGATCGGCCTGCTGCTCGGACTGGGCGGGGTGGCGCTGGTGGTGGCCGCCAGGATCAGCCTGAGCGCCCTGGCGCCGGCCGCGGTGGCGCTGTGCGTGCTGGCGCTGCTGTCGATCACCGCCGGCACGCTGTACCAGAAGCGCTTCTGCCCCCGGTTCGACCCGCGCACCGGCGCCGTGATCCAGTACGCCGCGAGCGCGCTGGCGCTGCTGCCGTTCGCGGTCGCCAGCGAAGGGTTCGGCCCCGGCCTGGATGCCGTGCGCTGGACGCCGCAATTCGTCGGGGCGCTGCTGTGGGCGATCCTGGCGCTGTCGATCGGCGCGATCTTCCTGTTGTTCAGGCTGATCAGCCGCAACGACGCTACCAAGGTCACCAGCCTGCTGTACCTGACGCCGCCGACCACGGCGCTGATGGCCTGGCTGGTCTTCGGCGAATCGCTGAGCCCGGCCGGCCTGCTGGGGATGGCGCTGGCGGTGCTGGGCGTGGCTTTCGTCGTCAGGAAAGCATGA